One Candidatus Nitrososphaera evergladensis SR1 genomic window, AGGCGCTTGTCCGCACTTGACACCATGTCGTTGAGCGGCACGCTGCATTCCGGCGATACCAGGTGGTCCTCGTCGGCAACGAGGTTGAGCAGGGGCACGGTTATCTTTGACAGGTCGATGACTAGGTCGCCAAGGTAGAACTCGTTCTTGGCAAGCAGGTTGTCTTGGTAAATGTCAGATATCCATTCTCTGAACGTTTCGCCCGCAATCGGGGGTGTGTCGTACAGCCACTTTTCGATGCGCAGGAAATTGCCCACAAACGGCTCGTTGTCGATGTTCTGCACCAGGTTAAAGTACTTGGCAACTCCTTGCTTGAACGGCTTGAGCGCAGAATAACACGCAAACAGCTGCTCTGGCGGCAGGTTGCCTATGGTGTCGACCATCTTGGCAACGTCCATGTGCTTGGCCATGTTGCCAATGACCGTCGAGTCTTTCTCGGTGTCAATCACCGGCGCGATTACTGCTAGGTTGCGCACCTTTTCCTGGTGCAGAGCCGTGTACATTATGGACATCGACGCGCCCATGCAGTAGCCGTGCAGCGTCAGCTTGTCCGTCTTGCTCTTTTTGAGCACGATGTTGACGCAGTCGTCAA contains:
- the phaC gene encoding class III poly(R)-hydroxyalkanoic acid synthase subunit PhaC; amino-acid sequence: MTQQETLPNKSEQQQQPQQPQSPVATTQPPAKIKPAEDLTREVQENFRKIEKTREILYTAGKVQVGQTPHEILAETRAYRLLHYQPLVNKTFKTPILAVYALINRSYVLDLQPDKSWIRSLLTQGFDVYLIDWKDPSTVDKYLTFDDYVNGYIDDCVNIVLKKSKTDKLTLHGYCMGASMSIMYTALHQEKVRNLAVIAPVIDTEKDSTVIGNMAKHMDVAKMVDTIGNLPPEQLFACYSALKPFKQGVAKYFNLVQNIDNEPFVGNFLRIEKWLYDTPPIAGETFREWISDIYQDNLLAKNEFYLGDLVIDLSKITVPLLNLVADEDHLVSPECSVPLNDMVSSADKRLMRFHTGHVGLIASSYSQNNVLPKVGQWLKARSQ